GGCCAAGGGCAGCAGGACCGTCAGCGGCCCGGTCGGCGAGCTGGGACCGCGCTCGGACGTCGCGCGGGGGGCATGAACCGGCACACCAGCGCGTAGAGCGTCCAGCCCAGCACCACCGAGCGTGCGGTGTCGTAGTGGAAGATCCCGAGGTAGTAGAGGCCGACGCTGATCCCCGACAGCAGCGGGGACGCCAGCACGACCCACAGCCTCGCGAGCCGGGTGCGGGACACCGCCGCGACGACGAGCAGGTGCAGCGGCCACCCGGTGGTGCCGTAGAGCAGGGCCAGCATGTGGTCCTCGAAGCTCTGCGGGTACTCCGACGGGAGCAACGACAGCGGGGGCACGGCGACCAGGAGGTACGCCACGAGGACGGCCACCACGAGGAGCAGGTAGTTGACCGCCGCCCAGGCGAGGACCCGGACCACCGCCGGGCGGGGCGCCGACAGCGCGCGGTCGAGGCGCGCCAGGGGTGCTGCCGGTGCCACGGGCGCTCAGGCCTCGACGAGGTAGACGTCGACGGAGTCCAGCACCGAGCCGACGTCCCCGGTGGACGAGACCCGCCAGGTCGGGCCCCCCGCCGGGACCGCCCCCGTGGCACCTGTCACGAAGCTGAGCCCGGCGCCGTGCAGGGAGACCCCCACGGCGAGCCCGTCGGGGGAGTCCGAGCAGAGCAGCCGCAGCGCCGTCGCCTCGCCCGGCTCGCCGCGCTGACCGGGGTCGAGGGTCCCGGAGTCCAGCTCGACGGGGGTCCCGTCGGTCGTCTGCTCCACCAGCCAGCCCCCCTCCGCCCGCAGCTCCAGGGACACCGAGAGCGCCGGTCCGAGGTCGCAGACGGCTGTCACGGCACCGGTCTCGGGCATCGTCACCGCGACCACCAGCAGCGAGCCCAGGGCGGAGCCGGGGGCCGAGTACGGGACGTCGACGGTCTCGCCGGCTGCGAGGCGGTAGCCGTCACCGGTGAAGGCGTCCGGGTCCGGCCAGGCGTCCGAGGCCTCGTCCAGCTCGTCGACGAACGCCGGCTCCTCGGCCAGGCGGCCCTGCCCCTCGCGCAGCGGGGGCGAGGACGAGGCACCGTCGGCCGAGGGCTCGGCCGTGCCGGGGGCGTCGGCCCCGTCGGGGGTCCGGGCGCCGCCGGAGGCGGCTGCGCCGGCACCGTCGGCCGCGGTGGAGGCGGTCCCGCAGCCGGCGAGGAGCAGCGCGGCGGCGGCCGCGCTCAGCAGATGTTGACGGGCATCGCGCCGCATATGACCCCCTCCTGGTCGCGCTGCTGGACCACCTGGGTCTGCCCGGGCGTCGCGTAATAGTAGGTACCGATGGACGGGTAGTTGTCGCGGTCGTCCTCGCCGATGGAGGCCGTCCCGTCGGGTAGGACGTGCATCGACACGGTCCCGTCGACCGAGATCCCGACCGGCGTGATGCCGTTGAGCGCGTCGTACTCCAGCCGGAAGCCGCCCTCCGCCGGGGTGATGCTGAACTGGCTCGCCTGGTCGAAGTCGTTGCCGAGCGCCGGGATGAGCCGTGTCGTCCCCGTGTCGGTGCTCCAGACCGACCCGTCGAAGACGACCGGTCGCGGCTCGTTGCAGAAGGCGCGCATGGCCGTGCACGTCTCGGTGACGTGGACCTGCCCGCGCCCGGTCTCCAGGTCGACGACGAGCATCATCCGTGACCGGTCCAGCCCGACGTCGTCCCGGAGGGGGTCTGCGTGGTCCCGGTCGTCCCCGAGGAGGGGGCCCGACGTCGCGGAGTCGATGAAGAAGTCCATGACCACCACCCCCCCGCCCGGCGGGTCCTCGAGACGGAAGTAGGAGGAGCTGTAGGCGCCGCCGTCGTGGTAGATCGACCCCTCGTGCATGAGGGCGTCGTACTCGCTGTCGGACGTCGCGAACAGCTCGCGCAGGTACTGCCCGCGCGGGTCGGACGAGGCGAGGTCCCGGTAGAGCCCGAGCCGGTCCAGGAGCTCGCGCGCCGCGTCCAGCCGACCCTCGACCACGGCCTGGCGTGCCTGCTCGAGGAGGTCGCGCGTGCCCTCTCCCTCCGCCGCCCACGCCTCGAGCTCGTCGACCCGGTCGAGCAGCTCGCGCCCGGCCCGGCTGCCCGGTCCGGAGGCGAGCGCGTCCCCGGGGGCGCAGTCGGCGGCGCCGCCGCCGACGATGCTCTCCACCGCGCAGGTCGCCGTCCGGGCGACGGGCGGGATGGAGGCGCCCAGCACCCCGACGACCACGGCGAGCACGAGCAGGATCCCCGTGTACTCCAGGCTCGAGGCCCCGTCGTCGCGCCGCAGCAGTGTCCGCACCCCCGGATCCTGGGGCCGGGCGCGCGGGACGGCATGGGTCCCTGGGCCCGTCCGTGGGCCCAGCCGTCCGGGCGCGGGTCAGACGGCGGTGGGGCGGTAGCCGTCCTCCTGCCGCGCCTCGCGGGCGACGCGCACGCCGTAGGTGTAGGCGAGCTTGCCGCCGAGCCAGCCGCCCACGCCCAGGACGAGCAGTCCCACGACGGACAGGACGAACGCCGCCGTCGGGACCTCGTCGGTGCCCTGGCTGAAGCGGAGGAACGCGCTCAGCGCGAGGATGACCGAGGCGACGGAGTTGATGGTGCCGTGGGTGACCGCGGTCCGGTTGGCCTTGGTGCGGTCGGGGATCGTCGTCAGGTCCATGACGCCCAGCGCCATGGCGAGCACGGCGCCGGCCAGCCCGATGGCGAGCAGCCACGCCGAGGCGAAGGCGGCCGAGGAGGTGTCGACCCAGCCGAGCCGGGCACCGAGGTCGAAGAGCAGGCTCGCGGTGAAGGCGCCGATGGGCAGCGTGACCACCTGGGCGTGGAACGGGTGCCCGTACGGTCCCGCGAGCAGGGAGGCCGGGCGCTTGCTGGGGACGTGGGCGGTGGTCACAGGGTGCTCCTACGGAAGGCACGGAGGGTGTCGTCCCTGGCTACCCGTCGCGGCGTCGCCCATGCACCCTGGACACCCGGCGGACACGGCTGGGACGCGCCCGGGGAACGCGGGCGGCGGCGTCCCCGTTGCCCGGGCATGGAGCTGACCTGTCCCAAGTGCCAGGGCGCCATGCGCACGTACGAGCGCAACGGCGTCCACGTCGACCAGTGCGGGGAGTGCCGCGGCATCTTCCTCGACCGCGGGGAGCTGGAGCGCCTCATGGACGCCGAGGCGCGGTGGGAGGGCGGCGCCGCGCAGCCCCAGCAGCACGCGCAGCCCCAGCAGCAGGGCCGGCCGCAGCAGCACGGTCAGCCCCAGCACGGTCAGCCCCAGCACGGTCAGCCCCAGCACGGTCAGCCCCAGCACGGCCAGCAGCAGGGGCTCGGCGGGCTCGTGGGCGAGGTGCTGCAGCAGGTCTCGCAGCAGTCCCGCGGCCAGGGCCAGGGCTACCAGCAGCAGCCGTACCGCCCGCGCAAGAAGCAGTCGTTCCTCGGCGAGCTGTTCGGCTGACCGGCCGGCTGCCCGGGGCGGCGCCGCCCGGGTCGGGTCCCGGCTCGGCGCTGTCCGGCTCAGCCGGGCAGCGTCCCCGTGACCACCAGGGCGACCCCGGCGAAGTGGCAGGCGAAGGCGAGCACGGTGGCGGCGTGGAAGATCTCGTGGAAGCCGAAGAACCGGGGCGACGGGTCGGGGCGCTTGAGGGCGTAGACCACGGCGCCGCCGGAGTACAGCAGGCCGCCGGAGGCGAGGAGCCCGACCACGAGCAGGCCGCCGGTCTCGTGCAGGCCCGGCAGGAACCACACCGCCGTCCACCCCAGGACGATGTAGATCGGGGTGTAGAGCCAGCGGGGCGCTCCCACCCAGAACACCCGGAACAGGATGCCGAGCACGGCCCCGCCCCACACCAGGCCGAGCAGGAGCCGGGCCTGGTCGGTGGGCAGCAGCAGCACCGCGTAGGGCGTGTAGCTGCCGGCGATGAGCAGGAAGATGCTCGAGTGGTCCAGGCGCTTCATGAGCACCCGGGTCCGCTCCGTCCAGCGGCCGCGGTGGTAGGTCGCGCTCACCCCGAACAGCGCCGACGTGCAGACGGTGAACACCACGGTGACCACGCGCTCGGTCGTCGTGCTCGACAGCGAGACGAGCACGAGCCCGCCGAGCAGCGCGAGCGGGAACATGCCCAGGTGCAGCCAGCCGCGCAGCAGCGGCTTGACCGCGGCGGCGACCTCGGTGGCCGCGCCGGCGGCGGCGTCCGCGACGCCCGCTGCGACGTCGGCGGTCGTCCCGGGCTCCGGGCCCGCGGCGGGCGTGGCGGGGGACCGGTCGGCGCTCACGGGGGGACCTTAACCTACGGTCCCGTAAGTTACCGGTGGGTAGCACGTGGAGAAGGCGTGACGTCCCCCGCGCAGGGCACCGTCGTCGGGACGCGGGGCAGTAGCGTGTCCGCGATCTCACCGGTCGTCACGGGCCGGGCGTGACGGAGGAGGTGCGGTGGGAGCGAGGACGCTGGCCTACCGGGCCTACCAGCGCGTGCTGCGCTCGGGCCTGGCCCCCTCCACCCTGCCGCGCCACGTCGGGGTGATCATC
This portion of the Aquipuribacter hungaricus genome encodes:
- a CDS encoding DUF2231 domain-containing protein, which translates into the protein MTTAHVPSKRPASLLAGPYGHPFHAQVVTLPIGAFTASLLFDLGARLGWVDTSSAAFASAWLLAIGLAGAVLAMALGVMDLTTIPDRTKANRTAVTHGTINSVASVILALSAFLRFSQGTDEVPTAAFVLSVVGLLVLGVGGWLGGKLAYTYGVRVAREARQEDGYRPTAV
- a CDS encoding zf-TFIIB domain-containing protein → MELTCPKCQGAMRTYERNGVHVDQCGECRGIFLDRGELERLMDAEARWEGGAAQPQQHAQPQQQGRPQQHGQPQHGQPQHGQPQHGQPQHGQQQGLGGLVGEVLQQVSQQSRGQGQGYQQQPYRPRKKQSFLGELFG
- the trhA gene encoding PAQR family membrane homeostasis protein TrhA; the protein is MSADRSPATPAAGPEPGTTADVAAGVADAAAGAATEVAAAVKPLLRGWLHLGMFPLALLGGLVLVSLSSTTTERVVTVVFTVCTSALFGVSATYHRGRWTERTRVLMKRLDHSSIFLLIAGSYTPYAVLLLPTDQARLLLGLVWGGAVLGILFRVFWVGAPRWLYTPIYIVLGWTAVWFLPGLHETGGLLVVGLLASGGLLYSGGAVVYALKRPDPSPRFFGFHEIFHAATVLAFACHFAGVALVVTGTLPG